Below is a window of Pelobates fuscus isolate aPelFus1 chromosome 13, aPelFus1.pri, whole genome shotgun sequence DNA.
AGAACTGCTTAAGaaagcacctctaacagccatctgaggagtggccagcgaagttatcactaggctgtaatgtaaacactgcattttctataaaaaaaaaaagtgtttacagcaaaaagcctgaagttaatgattctactcaccagaacaaattcaataagctgtagttgctctggtgactagtgtccctttaattcccgaTAGTtgacactttggtgaataaccctgtataatttaattaaataaaatcagcaCTTTGGAATAACTATCAAACTAAGACCTCCATCCTGATCTGTCTCACCTTCTCCAAACCAGAAGAGGAAAGACACTGCTTTCCCAGTATTTAACTGGAACAGTCCATTTTATCAATTTCGTGAAAACTCTGATAATCTGTACAAATGACCTGCAACCTCGTGTAGAGAGATACGGTAATCTGTTTTAGTCATCAAACTGGTAGCTATAAACAACTCATGGCAGAATGTTTTATCGTATTTATCAATGGTGGCTATGCTGCCAATTTTATGTGGACAAGCCAGACCATTAGGGTTATCTAAagggagaattgtcaggaattcaaagagaatttcacattttatatcAAAATCGCTGACTTGGAGCTTTTCCTATTCtgctattttgacattaaatgtaaaaaattcacACGCATTCCCAACAATTATCACTTTATTAAATTAACATGTATAAGTTGAAGTCACTTTCAAACTGCTTTTAAAGGAAAAcgccaaacaccataactactacatcacgctgtagtggttatggagttGTGTCCTGACACCACCCCCACAGGGCCTCTTCTTTCCTCCACTACATGAAAACTTAATGACTGCAGTCTTTTCGTTTTAAAAACATTCGTTTTTATTTAATAGTTTTACAGACTGATGTAAAGAAGTTTTGCTATGGTTAAAGTTTATGATTAGGTTTTGTCGAATTTGGGAGTTACCAAGTTACAAGTAAAACAACACACTAATTGTTTTTCTAATTTTCAGCTGTATGCCAAAAATCTGTCGGATACCATTCAGTACATGCATGACAATAAAAAGTtcaaaaaggtaagatttactcCACTAAGCTTAACGCTGGTCATATCCAACAACACAAAGCTGTCCTGTATATAACCGCACCGCTGTGATCTATTTATATGACAAAACTCCAACAGGTAGCTCTGACCTGGGGGTACAGTTTCTTAAACAGAGGCAGTAACATGACATTTTAATAATTGTGTTATGGTAGATATCAGGAACTCATTTTAAGAAGAATACAATTAAGGTCTTGGCGAAATATTATTTGCCCTGAACAAATGTTTCATGATTCTGTTAGAGTAATACGATGTTCTCTTATATCTTGGTAGATGGTATTTTACATTGAGGCCTGCGAGTCTGGCTCGATGATGAAGGATCTTCCAAATAACATTAATGGTGAGTGAGAGATTGAGAAATGCATTAGAACATGATACAAGCACAACTTGCCAAGGGTAAAACTTGGGGGAGAAACAATTACCGGTGAAGGACACCACTTAATGTGAGGTAGAAGGTGAAGAAGGGACACCACAGACCAGGAGCCAATAAACCCTTTATTATGAGATCTTTTATTTTCATGATCTTAAGAACTCTTTATCACGTGGCTGTCAACGTGTTTAACAAGAGGTAAATTATGCCAGGCCAGATTTTTCCATATCAACACGTGTCTCGGGAAAGATGGTGCTATGATCTGACACCATATCAAAATTTCAAACATTCATTTAGTTTTGTTCTTTTTGGAGATTTAGTTGTTGTTTAAATTTGCTGTTTTATAGGTACGTATCCCTAATATTTGACAATAGCACCATTTAACAGGAGAACACGCCTAGCATAATATCTAAACCAAAAAGAAGACAATCAAAACAGGCACAGTCACCAATATAAAAGAGGGGGGAGGAATATTGTCAACAAACTGTCTTTTATAAAGGTCCTGTGATTAATTAATCAGATTGCGCTGGTAATGAAAATATCACTTGTTTCACAATATTGTCTGTATCTCAAGCTCCCCCTTCCCCCAGAGATCCTTAGCATGTGTAATTACTGTTTACGCAAACACATGCATATTTATATACCCCTATGTAGTAATCGTATTAAATTTAAAATGACTGGGAGCAAATTGCAGAAGCGAAACTGCACAGCAAATCTTGTGACCAATTAGTAACATAACATTTTGCGAACAGAGCAGCCGTGACGCGCACCCACAAGGTCATGGTTTAAGTATCCGTTACATTCGCGTGTTACGAAAAATCCATCACAGGACTGCcaataaatgaatttaaaaaaaaaaaaacccttggcAGTGTATATGCAGttgttattttaattgttttctttttttcctagTTTATGCAACCACGGCAGCAAATCCCCATGAGTCGTCTTATGCGTGTTACTTTGATGAAAAGCGGAATACCTACCTGGGCGACGAATACAGTGTCAACTGGATGGAAGATTCTGATGAGGTAAGTATTCTTTGACCAGGATTCTGTGTCTTATTTGAGAGGTTACGGCActgaatttgtgtttttttttatttttattttttaatggtgTGTTTAGTTTTTGGCTTATTTGAACAAGGATGGGAGAGATGATGAGACTCATTATGGGGCTGATTTTCTAAACAGTAAATTGCAGCAAACAGAAAACTGAATCCGAAAATTTAGGTTAAAACAGCCATGCTAGGACTACAGCGGGGTTTGAGAATTTCTCAAATGAGTTACCATTGCCTACATATTGCAATTCACTTTTCAGTTCACTACAGTTCAGTATTTAGTAAATTAACCCTGTGTGTTTATAGTTAAACAATATGGAGCCATAGGATTCCTGACACCATACCCAGTAcagtgctgtaatggttatgctACTAGCAGTGCCCTCACAGGGTAAATGATCAAACAGTTTTACAACTCTGCTGGAGTCCGTCAGGCCTGGAGCTAAGAattgcagtgcagggcttagattATTAGAGGAGAGCTCTCAGCAGACACTCAGCCAACGAGCCAGCTCTGTACTGCAGGACTTGGATCAGGGATACTAAAACAATCTCCTTGGAAGAGCTTGCAGGCTCCTGAGGAAGAGGTGACTAGCACCCAGCAGACTCTGGGTAAATTTTTAAACCATTCACAGActgtgaaaaatatatagattttcccCAACCCCTCATTTAAAATTAAGTTGTGGGTACTGTGATAGATATACTTCAACTTCTCTAGGACATTGGTTATGAACGTTATtaaatttgctaaaaaaaaaaaaaaaagatatatacctgtaaataaaacagacaaactTGCATTATCTCAATAAGAACATATACTTTAGTTTTACAGCAGACAATACATCAGGACTGCAGTCTCTATTTAATTTGTCCATAGTGTGTAGACATACAGCAGGGTTAGCTTTGTGTGTGTGCGGCTGCATCCTTACGTACAATACAAGGTGCTCTCTGATTTAATTTACAGGAAGATCTGACCAAAGAAACTCTGCATCGACAGTTTGCACTGGTGAAAAATCGCACACAAAAAAGCCACGTCATGCAGTATGGAAACAAGGTATGTCGTAGTCTTCTGTCGTTTCTTTAACATTTGCATGTGATAAGAATTCTAAGCTTTGGTACGGTTTATAATTGCTAAGACCCCACTGTGCATATTTGATCTAGAAAACGGCAAGGTTAGGGTTTTTTACCCAAGGGAATAACCCAGAATAGTGGGACACGAGTCCCTAATAAGGACTACCATGCTGGACCTGGAACACCTTCCATTCTGCCCTCTGggatgcacgctctgtgtgcaacataactaatctactTCTAACCATGACTTATTCATCTCACGCTCCCTAAACGTACTTGCTTTAACTGAAACTTGGCTCTCTTCCTCTGACACAGCTACCCTTGCTTCATTATCCTATGGTGTTCTACAGTTTACACACAACCCAATCAGTCTGACAGTAAAgatggtggtgtagggtttctcctttctccccacccccttccctctctttctcctcctttgaAATTTGCTTATTCAAACTCAtagctgtaaacattgcagttatttATCGGCCCCCAGGTTCTCCTCTTCTCTTCATTGACCATGTTGCTGCCTGGCTTCCTCAGTAGACTCAAAACCTATTTCAATCACCTCCTCCTTTGGGCTATCGCAATGGGCTAATTCTTCCATACATGCAGCTGGTAATAACCTAGATCTTATTTTTTCAAATGCATGCTCAGTCTCCAATCTCTGTAATATGCCATTTTCCTCTATCAGACCACCTCCTATCATTTGTTCTCGAGTGCCCCCACACCCAATACCCTCAACCTAAACCCCCACATCTCAGGAGTAATCTGAATTCTCTTGACCTCCAGCAACTCTCAGCTGATCTTCATTCCAAACTCACATCCATCCCTACCTTCTCCTGTCTTTCTCTGGCTATCTCCTCTTCTAATGCTACCCCAATTCCAAGCACGCTCCTCAAGGAGGTCGCAtccaaccgtggcacactaagtcaacccgctacctgcagagatgctcccgttcagatgaacgctgctggaggaaatCTTGCACCGTGTCAGACTTTCTACACTATAAATTTGTCTTGtgctcatacagtgcagccctcacccttgctacacagtcctacttttcttttctcattagttcatgttcccgcaacacCAGGAATCTCTTTAACACTTTTAACTCACTTCTTCACCCTGGTATGACCACCCCACAAACTAATTTTTCAGCTGGTAgccttgcatgttactttactgacaagacaGTTAAGGAATGAATTCTCCCCCCTTCTACCCTCTATCTCAACCTCACTTGGACCATACCATTCCTACAGTCCAAGACTTCCTTCCAGCTACTGAAccggaggtggctgcacttctcctctCGTCCCACCTCCTGTCCGCctgatccagtaccttcccacctcATTAGAGCTCTCACCCtttgtcttgtaccatccttaacacacatcctaaactgctctttcatttggcattgtccctgctctccttaagcatgctactgttgtacccatcctaaaaaaagTCATCCCTTGACCCGTGTTCCACTTCCCATtaccctgcttcctttttcctcaaaggctctagaaaggcttgtctttacTCGTATGACTCAATTCCTAAATTCCATCTCTCTCCTCTTCTTCAATCTGGATTTTGCCCCCTCCACTCTGAGACTGCTTTTGTTAAAGTTACAAGTGACCTAATCGCAGCCAaagccaaaggccactactctatactaattcttcttgacctctctgctgccattGATGATTATGGTCTCCTTCTCATAACTCTTCtatctcttggtctctgtgacacagccctcttgtggttctcctcctatctctcccaacgttcctctggtgtctctttttccaacagcacctcctctcctCGTCCTGTTTCAGTCAGAGTCCCTCAcggttcagttcttggtccccttctgttctctctctctactgcctctcttggcaaactcctTAATtaatttggatttcactaccacctgtacactgactacacccagatatatctctcctcccctgacacCTCCCCTGAcgtcctacaacgtgtcaccaattgcttttcttctatctctgattggatgtcctcccgctttctaaaactcaatctctctaaaactgagtttcttatttttcctcctcataacacggatcctcctccttcactctccctgcaggttgatagtacctgcctcaccccatcctttcaagcttgGTGTCACTTTTGATCCTGTCCTTATCTTtgcacctcatgtccagtctgttgctaaaacctgtcgattccaacttaaaaacattgcccataTACGCTCCTTTCTTaggcaagatgctgccaaggagcttgttcaccctctagtaatctctcgcatcgattactgtaattctctcctaattggtctccccagaagccgtactgACCCTCTACAATCTgtggtgaatgctgctgccaggctgatctttctctcctgtcgctcctctcacacctcacccctctgttgatccttacactggctttctgtatcctataggtgtcaaattaaaatactaacccttacctataaagctctaaccaactctagcccctcttacatttcttcattgattcataggtatgccccctctcggtctctccgctctactggtgaccttctcctgtctgctgcttgcacccttactgcaaattcacgcctgcaagaGTTCTCACGGCGGCTCGTTTCCTTTGGAAAAGCCTGCCtaaccctgtcagactctcccctggtCTTGAATCAttgaagtccctcaaaacccatcttttcaggattgcttatggcctccaagagtaacttctatctcgtAATCctttctcttgctctctcctacagggacacactgcactcacctccagttctgctccTTTCCCAGCCTGTCTATTTGCcgtctccctcaatacccttcctattgtgtttttataccccacctcctctagactgtaagctcatttgagcagggtccgcaACTacctaatgttcctgttacattttgttattgtctcatttggtaaattcccctcttattgtaaagcgctgcggaataagttggcgctatataaataccaataataataactttaaaTGGGTCTTAAGATACAATCAAATGTCAAAGGGTAAAAGCATTTGTTTTGAAGTGGCGGAAAACTGGCTTACATTATAGATTGAGATATTGGATCAAATTCCTGTCTATTAAAATCATCCTTTGTCCAATCACTgagccatttcattttttttctccttaagtAGCCATTTTGGCAATCAAAGTGCACAAATGGCATACATTAATGGACTACTCTGGGTCCATAAACCAAAGAACAAAAAGTTACTAGCCCAttatcccaaatccctgtgcacatttaaataactggaggtattTTAGTGTCACTCCAATGGCCAATAAAGtgcaagctcacctgccacggcAAGGCACAATCTCAAGGTGATTACTACACTAACAATTCGCCTTTCAGCTAAAGGCAAAatctctgagacagagagaggtatttttggtgcctgtagtgtccccttaaaggaacactatagtatttaaaatatatatatttatttactatgTTTGCTTTGGCGGTATATGTGGGAAAGTAGTTTGCAAAAGTTGCAGGCAGTAAGCATAAACTTTTAGTCTGGGATTTTTGCTTTGCCTGTAGTACAGCTCATCGAGAAAAGGGGGCAGCCACACTCGAGCTCAGCGCACCTGCCAATTCCGATAGCTGTATCAGCCCCAGTATTAAGGTTTTCTTTGAACTCTGCATTATCACGATTAGAAGTGGTCTTAAAGAACACACCAAAAGTGCTTTGTGTCTGGAATCTGAAATCCTTATTTCCAAGGGTCACTGTAAGCACAGTAACCACTTCATCTTACTAGAATGTGATGGTGCAAAGGCCCTGTCCCTAGAGCCTCTTATGCAATGCAATCACTCCTGTCATATGTGCCGAAGTCAGAGGAAAACAAATACATTCGTTATTCATATTCCACCAAATTGGGTGCGAGAAGCTGCTTGCTCCTGCTggactacaactcctatcatactgcaGACTCTGAGGCTAATGGGAGTTCATTGAGGCAACCacttgctaaacagtttgccaaAACACCTCACCCAGTGGTTGGCCAAACCTGATAAGAATTGTAGTCCACActactttttgtttatttattttaatggacaatccataatatttaaaaaatgtacaacTAATACAACTCTTTAGAGTTTTATGAATCTCTATatttcaataaaaccaccattctTTACAAGAACCTTTGGACTGGAGATTGGTCCTCAGTGCTTCTCATAATGCCCAGCACAAACAAGGAAATGTTGGGCAAACAGGGGTTTGTTAGCTGCCGAGTGAAGTTCTGCAGCTAATAATGAAAGGTACATTTTTATTCCTTAGGAAATATTCGTGAAAATTTTAAGCATATTTGGACATAGCTTCTCTGTTAtcaagtaaatacattttttttcccccttttcttctgtttttcagaCCATTTCCTTGATGAAGGTTAAGCAGTTCCAGGGAAGCAACAACAACTTCGCTCCACGTCTAAACCTGGAACCTGTGAAGAACAGAGACCTGATCCCAAGTCCCGACGTTCCCATGGAGATCCTGAAAAGAAGACTTTTTGCCACAAATGATGTTGTGGAGGCCAGGAATATTGCAGCAGAGATGAAGTCACTCCAAGAGGTATAGAGACCATCTATTCCGTTCCATTTAAATGGAACCAGCTGTTAGAGTAGCATTGTATTTATGGGAAGACCATCTTCTATTAACAGGTCcagacttaaagaaacactcctggcatcataaatatatatatatatatatatatatatttatgatgccaggagtgtttctttaagtctgGACCTGTTAATAGAAGATGGTCttcccataaatatatatattttattataataaatctgGCTGATATGTAGAGAACACACACACTTTCTATTGCTACCCTTATATTGTCTTCCCACATGTACAGTCATTGTATACATAGGGAAAGAATAAAgggaagaaaataaattgtgaaaaCTAATTTTCCATAATATAAGTGCACTGCCGAACATGCATACCGTCACACGGCTATgtattcatttttctttctttatcgAACAGGCCAAACAGTTGATTAAGCAATCAGTGGTGAAGATTGTGAACCTGGTGACAGAGTCCAGCGAGCTGGCAGAAGATATCATGAACGATCGGGTCGGCCACAGGGACCACACCTGCTACATTGGGGCAGCCGAACACTTTAAACATAATTGCTTTAATTGGCACTCACCTCTGGTAAGCATTACACGTTCTATCCATTTACGTTACTTAAAGGGGCAGTCTGCAATATGAAGTAGCTGTTACTCTGCTTAGAAGTGGTGGTGCTAGCCCCCTGGTTTTTAATCAAGCTGTTTTAGCCGTTTGACAAAAACTGGGGAGATTTTGCTGCTCAGAAACTGATTATCAGAGCTGAACTGCAGGGACGGCCCGCGTTTTTTCTTAACAGCTCAAATGGGCTTCTCTGCTGCTGTTTGGATCCTGCAAATTGGAAGACCTAGAGGTCATGGATATTTACTGAACCTAAGGAGAAAATATAAAGTGATAATATCTAGTGCAATATCCCCTATACCAACAAAGAGGGGAAACACACTAAAAAATACCCACTTACCTTACCAGAGCTTTGGGCACACCTTGTATGTCACAATCTAAAAGGacaactctgggcaccataaccagtttcttaatgtagtagttatggtgcctgaagtcccCATCATGTTACCTTTTACTGTTTTGTACAGTGGAACACAGAAATATTGTGCCTGTCAACTGGCTCCCCTTTGCTGCCTGAGCAAATGCGTATTAGCAGAACAGCTAAGTGGTAACCGTGTCCGCTAACACACTCATCCCATCGCAAACAACATTTATACAGATGCTAGAGATGGATGGCCAGTGATGGACTGCGTTTCTTGTTGGCTGAAAGTGTTCGGCTAACGCTCTTAACGTGATGTGCAAGTGTTTATTCATTGGCTAACACAAATATCATTTGCTGTAATGTAAAACTTGCATATAGCAAGCCTCTCCCGTTTGAATG
It encodes the following:
- the LGMN gene encoding legumain is translated as MFLPLSLLLSLALAVSSFPVDPEDNGKHWVVLVAGSNGWYNYRHQADVCHSFQIIKKNGIPDEQIIVLMYDDIAENEENPTKGIIINRPNGTDVYAGVLKDYTGENVTPGNFLAVLKGDAEAVSGIGSGRVLKSGPNDHIFVYFTDHGAEGLLAFPNDDLYAKNLSDTIQYMHDNKKFKKMVFYIEACESGSMMKDLPNNINVYATTAANPHESSYACYFDEKRNTYLGDEYSVNWMEDSDEEDLTKETLHRQFALVKNRTQKSHVMQYGNKTISLMKVKQFQGSNNNFAPRLNLEPVKNRDLIPSPDVPMEILKRRLFATNDVVEARNIAAEMKSLQEAKQLIKQSVVKIVNLVTESSELAEDIMNDRVGHRDHTCYIGAAEHFKHNCFNWHSPLYEYALRELFILANMCEAGYPLERIQKAMDEVCVGWY